In Mixophyes fleayi isolate aMixFle1 chromosome 4, aMixFle1.hap1, whole genome shotgun sequence, the following proteins share a genomic window:
- the DOK2 gene encoding docking protein 2: protein MEAGLVKQGPLYVQHQHRFGKKWKKVWGVLYETTPTGLARLEMYEGSQPPEIGRKQECWKLLQLSECVSLSERSGEGSPKDTRAFSIETAQRVYLIASEIIEQPHWVRVLCSLAFPQERRSLLRTDSQPLNTSLQLQENSLYSTTQEATPSGQFLVRVRQTNASSRCGLSGMYTLKTEDKCLSLRDCQSGSLVFSWPYPYLRRFGRDKTMFSFEAGRRCASGEGNFEFETAHGGQIFQAIECAIKASRNDSSSPTVIEQPQEEPATAPQQPIRSSSLSVVPLQPPQCPQSSQTTNSTIPESEYAVPFDKVAKNLLATGFGGLLGPVPTQRKSRKIRKPEHIYDEPELPFNPVYDEPEGIRVDAWKSQGTDSHNAGYEYPYLPGWDDYAVPRGGVATFKGGKKQKDEDEWGNQDRDESQYDNVTLKGAQES, encoded by the exons ATGGAGGCGGGTTTAGTGAAGCAGGGACCACTCTACGTGCAACACCAGCACCGATTTGGAAAG AAGTGGAAGAAAGTATGGGGAGTCTTGTATGAAACTACTCCCACCGGCTTGGCACGCTTGGAGATGTACGAGGGCTCCCAGCCCCCTGAGATTGGTCGCAAGCAAGAGTGCTGGAAACTGCTTCAGCTCAGCGAATGCGTGAGTTTATCAGAGCGCTCAGGGGAGGGCAGCCCAAAAGACACACGTGCCTTCAGCATCGAGACAGCACAGCGGGTTTACCTGATCGCCAGCGAGATCATCGAGCAGCCCCATTGGGTGAGAGTGCTCTGCAGTTTGGCATTTCCACAG GAACGTCGGTCTCTGTTGAGGACAGACAGTCAACCACTCAATACAAGTCTCCAGCTTCAGGAAAACTCCCTCTACAGTACAACCCAGGAGGCCACACCAA GTGGTCAATTTTTAGTGCGTGTGAGACAGACAAACGCATCGTCTCGCTGTGGTCTCTCTGGCATGTACACACTTAAAACTGAAGACAAATGTCTCTCCCTTCGAGACTGTCAATCCGGGAGTCTGGTCTTCAGCTGGCCTTACCCATATCTGAGGAGATTTGGGAGAGATAAG ACTATGTTCTCCTTTGAGGCTGGCCGACGTTGTGCTTCAGGAGAAGGAAACTTTGAATTTGAGACAGCCCATGGAGGTCAGATTTTCCAGGCCATCGAATGTGCCATTAAAGCAAGCCGCAATGATTCCTCCTCTCCAACTGTCATAGAACAACCGCAAGAAGAACCAGCCACAGCACCACAGCAACCGATCCGCTCATCATCTCTATCTGTGGTCCCCTTACAGCCACCTCAGTGTCCCCAAAGCAGTCAGACTACCAACAGCACCATCCCGGAGAGTGAATATGCTGTGCCTTTTGACAAAGTGGCTAAAAACCTTTTGGCTACAGGCTTTGGGGGTCTTCTTGGACCAGTTCCCACTCAAAGGAAATCAAGAAAGATACGCAAACCTGAGCATATTTATGATGAGCCAGAACTTCCTTTCAACCCAGTGTACGATGAGCCAGAAGGTATCAGGGTAGACGCCTGGAAAAGTCAAGGCACTGACTCCCATAATGCTGGATACGAATATCCATATTTACCAGGATGGGATGATTATGCAGTTCCCAGGGGCGGAGTGGCAACATTTAAAGGAGGAAAAAAGCAGAAAGATGAGGATGAGTGGGGAAATCAGGACAGAGATGAAAGTCAATATGACAATGTTACACTAAAGGGCGCCCAGGAGAGCTGA